A region from the Lemur catta isolate mLemCat1 chromosome 7, mLemCat1.pri, whole genome shotgun sequence genome encodes:
- the C7H11orf86 gene encoding uncharacterized protein C11orf86 homolog isoform X2, whose translation MGMGPRSQSLRGPRATYGKLQEPWGRPLEGQLRRVLSLRQGREKSKSRGLEGGTEELDAPAQERLPGALGDTEQLIQAQRGSSRAWLRQYRQVRRRWDSFVASFPGVTLSRPASPEPPLGTTS comes from the exons aTGGGAATGGGGCCGCGGAGCCAGTCCTTGCGAGGCCCCCGAGCCACCTACGGAAAGCTccaggagccctgggggaggCCCCTGGAGGGCCAACTCCGCCGGGTGCTGAGCCTCAGACAGGGGCGTGAGAAGTCCAAGTCCCGGGGCCTCGAAGGAGGCACAGAAGAGCTGGATGCCCCTGCTCAGGAGCGGCTGCCCGGGGCCCTGGGGGACACAGAGCAGCTGATCCAAGCCCAGCGAGGAAGCAGCCGGGCGTGGCTGAGGCAGTACCGACAG GTAAGAAGAAGGTGGGACAGCTTTGTCGCCAGCTTTCCCGGCGTGACCCTCAGTCGGCCGGCCTCCCCGGAGCCCCCACTGGGCACCACCAGCTAA
- the C7H11orf86 gene encoding uncharacterized protein C11orf86 homolog isoform X1 translates to MGMGPRSQSLRGPRATYGKLQEPWGRPLEGQLRRVLSLRQGREKSKSRGLEGGTEELDAPAQERLPGALGDTEQLIQAQRGSSRAWLRQYRQQVRRRWDSFVASFPGVTLSRPASPEPPLGTTS, encoded by the exons aTGGGAATGGGGCCGCGGAGCCAGTCCTTGCGAGGCCCCCGAGCCACCTACGGAAAGCTccaggagccctgggggaggCCCCTGGAGGGCCAACTCCGCCGGGTGCTGAGCCTCAGACAGGGGCGTGAGAAGTCCAAGTCCCGGGGCCTCGAAGGAGGCACAGAAGAGCTGGATGCCCCTGCTCAGGAGCGGCTGCCCGGGGCCCTGGGGGACACAGAGCAGCTGATCCAAGCCCAGCGAGGAAGCAGCCGGGCGTGGCTGAGGCAGTACCGACAG CAGGTAAGAAGAAGGTGGGACAGCTTTGTCGCCAGCTTTCCCGGCGTGACCCTCAGTCGGCCGGCCTCCCCGGAGCCCCCACTGGGCACCACCAGCTAA